From Haloterrigena salifodinae, the proteins below share one genomic window:
- a CDS encoding carbohydrate ABC transporter permease: MTDATTEQTSRFDDVSLQSLGTHAVLYGVALLMAIPYLYTISRSFQPRRYLTDPQPYWIPPEITFDHYQYLLTESLFVQWTINTFVIAGGATIIILVIDSMIAFSLTRLDWPGQSIVMGVILASFMVPYYMNIVPLYTVVSDLGLVNSYLGVILPAVASPLGVFLLYQFFRDIPDEYEEAARLDGFSTFQIYYRIVLPLARPILASLALFMFVYNWNAFLWPLIVLSDEAAYTLPIGLVNLYQGNITTPGLHMAVTVLASLPLFIVYLFFQGEIVRAVQIQGTGTTG, translated from the coding sequence ATGACTGACGCTACCACAGAACAGACGAGCCGATTCGACGACGTTTCGCTACAGTCGCTTGGCACCCACGCGGTGCTGTACGGGGTCGCCCTCCTGATGGCGATTCCGTACCTGTACACGATCTCGCGGTCGTTCCAGCCACGGCGGTACCTGACGGACCCACAGCCGTATTGGATCCCGCCGGAAATCACGTTCGACCACTACCAGTACCTCCTGACGGAGTCGCTGTTCGTCCAGTGGACGATAAACACGTTCGTTATCGCCGGCGGGGCGACGATCATCATCCTCGTCATCGACTCGATGATCGCGTTCTCGCTCACGCGACTCGACTGGCCCGGCCAGTCGATCGTCATGGGCGTCATCCTCGCGAGCTTCATGGTGCCGTACTACATGAACATCGTCCCGCTGTACACGGTCGTCTCCGATCTCGGCCTGGTGAACTCCTACTTGGGAGTGATCCTGCCGGCGGTCGCGAGTCCGCTCGGCGTCTTCCTCCTGTACCAGTTCTTCCGGGACATCCCCGACGAGTACGAGGAGGCCGCGCGCCTCGACGGGTTCTCGACGTTCCAGATCTACTACCGCATTGTCCTGCCGCTCGCCAGACCCATCCTCGCCTCGCTGGCGCTGTTCATGTTCGTCTACAACTGGAACGCGTTCCTCTGGCCGCTGATTGTCCTCTCCGACGAGGCGGCGTACACGCTTCCCATCGGGCTGGTGAACCTCTACCAAGGAAACATCACGACGCCCGGCCTCCACATGGCCGTGACGGTGCTGGCGTCGCTTCCCCTGTTCATCGTCTACCTCTTCTTCCAGGGGGAGATCGTCCGCGCCGTCCAAATTCAGGGGACCGGTACGACCGGGTAA
- a CDS encoding carbohydrate ABC transporter permease, producing the protein MGLRNRFTTGENERAQQTVFGVRKETVEGIAWSLPYLAVFSVFLIWPALKGFYMSLHNWDPFVPSESEFIGLENYIELFNDPVFWDAMKGTIYFVALSVPLLVLLGLGLALGVNKNVKGKTVLRAIYFSPYILTVAVVTLIWSEVYSEGYGLINYYLGFVMSDPPGWLTSTNLAMPALAFMTVWWLVGFNFVIFLAARQGVPERLYEAARLDGASTWRAFKDVTLPQMRNSILFVVIIQFILQFQVFAQPFVLTSGGPRGSTDTLVYYLYRSAFSQHQYGYGAAIGYVLVMILVVIALINFKVIGTND; encoded by the coding sequence ATGGGACTACGAAATCGTTTCACGACCGGTGAAAACGAGCGCGCCCAGCAGACCGTATTCGGCGTCCGGAAAGAGACGGTCGAGGGGATCGCATGGTCGCTTCCGTACCTAGCGGTGTTCTCGGTGTTCCTCATTTGGCCGGCGCTGAAGGGCTTCTACATGAGCCTTCACAACTGGGACCCGTTCGTTCCCTCCGAGTCCGAGTTCATCGGGCTCGAGAACTACATCGAACTGTTCAACGACCCCGTCTTCTGGGACGCGATGAAGGGGACGATATACTTCGTCGCACTTTCCGTCCCGCTGCTCGTCCTCCTCGGACTGGGACTGGCGCTCGGCGTCAACAAGAACGTCAAGGGGAAAACCGTCCTCCGGGCGATTTACTTCAGTCCGTACATCCTTACCGTTGCGGTCGTCACGCTCATCTGGTCGGAAGTCTACTCCGAGGGATACGGCCTCATCAACTACTACCTCGGATTCGTCATGTCGGACCCGCCCGGCTGGCTGACGTCGACGAATTTAGCGATGCCGGCGCTCGCGTTCATGACTGTTTGGTGGCTGGTCGGATTCAACTTCGTGATCTTCCTGGCGGCTCGACAGGGCGTTCCGGAACGCCTCTACGAAGCGGCCAGACTCGACGGTGCGAGCACGTGGCGTGCGTTCAAAGACGTCACGCTCCCGCAGATGCGAAACTCCATCCTCTTCGTCGTCATCATTCAGTTCATTCTCCAGTTCCAGGTGTTCGCACAGCCGTTCGTGTTGACCTCGGGCGGTCCGAGGGGCTCGACGGACACGCTGGTCTACTACCTCTACCGGAGTGCCTTCTCCCAGCACCAGTACGGCTACGGCGCCGCGATCGGCTACGTTCTCGTCATGATTCTCGTGGTCATCGCGCTTATCAACTTCAAGGTGATCGGAACCAATGACTGA
- a CDS encoding extracellular solute-binding protein, whose translation MTSNRISSKSRRRFIKAAGVAGTASIAGCIGGGSSGYTISFWELFSGGEGPVMEDIVQKFNDEQPLDVDEEVTIDRQRTPWDQYYNNLYTTLAGGSGPDLAVMHAAYLRAWNKTIVPMDNYIDTGEIEGDYLDNHWDLVSVEGETRALPMDLHPVGMYYNKAIFEEAGLDPESPPTNWEEFKAAGDAIAEETDKWAFSQTPYNDGFGTWRTWSTFVKQQGGELFDSDWNPTFDGQAGQDTSELFWNMTGDMEWSPQTTEADWGANAFENGDLGMTMNGTWYVATLEESDIDWGFFKPTIAPNKTQDQVWTDGHTIVMPRSQDRDDKKSEIAAEVAHWLTTENPEWGARAGHLPAAADIRESEVFQNASFYDKTLSKYLEMAEEDMYFYHPKVPNGDPNSESWYQWLLDMWGHNYESSQEALNDGVSMVNKGLEE comes from the coding sequence ATGACGAGTAACCGAATATCGTCGAAATCACGTCGTAGATTCATCAAAGCTGCCGGTGTCGCGGGCACCGCCTCGATCGCCGGCTGCATCGGCGGCGGCTCCAGCGGCTACACCATCTCGTTCTGGGAACTATTCAGCGGCGGCGAAGGCCCCGTGATGGAGGATATCGTTCAGAAGTTCAACGATGAACAGCCGCTCGACGTGGACGAGGAGGTGACGATCGACCGCCAGCGGACGCCGTGGGATCAGTACTACAATAACCTGTACACGACGCTCGCTGGCGGTAGCGGACCTGATCTGGCGGTTATGCACGCAGCGTACCTGCGCGCGTGGAACAAAACCATCGTGCCGATGGACAACTACATCGATACCGGTGAAATCGAGGGCGATTACCTCGACAACCACTGGGACCTCGTGTCGGTCGAAGGCGAGACGCGAGCGCTTCCGATGGACCTGCATCCGGTCGGGATGTACTACAACAAAGCGATCTTCGAGGAAGCGGGCCTCGATCCCGAGTCCCCGCCGACGAACTGGGAGGAGTTCAAAGCCGCAGGGGACGCCATCGCCGAAGAAACCGATAAATGGGCGTTCAGCCAGACCCCGTACAACGACGGCTTCGGGACGTGGCGAACGTGGAGTACGTTCGTCAAGCAGCAGGGCGGCGAACTCTTCGACAGCGACTGGAACCCGACGTTCGACGGCCAGGCGGGCCAGGATACCTCCGAACTGTTCTGGAATATGACCGGCGATATGGAGTGGTCCCCCCAGACGACCGAGGCGGACTGGGGTGCAAACGCCTTCGAGAACGGAGATCTGGGCATGACGATGAACGGGACGTGGTACGTGGCCACCCTCGAGGAGTCGGACATCGATTGGGGCTTCTTCAAGCCGACCATCGCTCCCAACAAGACCCAAGATCAGGTCTGGACGGACGGGCATACGATCGTGATGCCCCGGAGCCAGGACCGCGACGACAAAAAATCCGAAATCGCGGCGGAGGTCGCCCACTGGTTGACGACGGAAAACCCTGAGTGGGGTGCCCGAGCAGGTCACCTGCCCGCCGCTGCGGACATCCGGGAATCCGAGGTGTTCCAAAACGCGTCGTTCTACGACAAAACCCTCAGTAAATACCTCGAGATGGCCGAGGAAGATATGTACTTCTACCATCCGAAGGTGCCGAACGGCGACCCCAACTCGGAGAGTTGGTACCAGTGGCTGCTCGACATGTGGGGCCACAACTACGAGAGCTCCCAAGAGGCACTCAACGACGGCGTTTCGATGGTCAATAAGGGCCTCGAGGAGTAA
- a CDS encoding ABC transporter ATP-binding protein, which produces MGRVSIENVSKFYDGSSDGEGKIVAVDDVSFDIKDGEFLTIVGPSGSGKSTLLRMVAGLEDISEGQIRIGDRVVNNIQPQDRGVAMVFQNYALYPHMTVRDNMAYGLKLTSDLSNDEVQKRVEDAAEMMGIEGQLDKKPGSLSGGQQQRVATGRAIVRDPEVFLMDEPLSNLDAKLRAHMRTEIQRIHEDLGTTFIYVTHDQEEAMTMSDRVAILDQGNVQQIGTPDEVYNEPKNLFVADFVGSPAMNPFDVELEGTTLVGADFQYEISEEYAERVRERTSDGESLVLGIRPEDIYIADPSDRNAIEAFLDVLEPVGSDNYLYLDMAGIDECRVRVPGDVKPEENDSLTISFDEDDIHLFRKSDGRNILAEKREKQEVTA; this is translated from the coding sequence ATGGGTCGTGTTAGTATTGAGAACGTGTCAAAGTTCTATGACGGGAGTAGCGACGGCGAAGGAAAAATTGTGGCAGTCGACGATGTGAGTTTCGACATCAAGGATGGCGAATTCCTCACCATCGTCGGCCCCTCCGGGTCGGGCAAGTCGACGCTGCTACGGATGGTCGCGGGTCTCGAAGACATCAGCGAAGGCCAGATCCGTATCGGCGACCGCGTCGTCAACAACATCCAGCCCCAGGACCGCGGGGTCGCCATGGTGTTCCAGAACTACGCGCTCTACCCGCACATGACCGTTCGGGATAACATGGCCTACGGGCTGAAGCTGACCTCGGACCTCAGCAACGATGAGGTTCAGAAACGCGTCGAGGACGCCGCCGAGATGATGGGTATCGAAGGCCAACTCGACAAGAAACCCGGCAGCCTCTCCGGCGGCCAGCAGCAGCGGGTTGCCACCGGCCGCGCCATCGTCCGCGATCCGGAAGTGTTCCTCATGGACGAGCCGCTGTCGAACCTGGACGCGAAACTCCGCGCCCACATGCGGACGGAAATCCAGCGCATCCACGAGGACCTCGGAACCACGTTCATCTACGTCACCCACGACCAGGAGGAAGCGATGACGATGTCCGACCGCGTCGCCATCCTCGATCAGGGGAACGTTCAACAGATCGGGACGCCCGACGAAGTCTACAACGAACCCAAGAACCTCTTCGTCGCCGACTTCGTCGGCAGCCCCGCGATGAACCCATTCGACGTCGAACTCGAGGGAACGACGCTCGTCGGAGCCGACTTCCAATACGAGATTTCCGAAGAGTACGCGGAGCGAGTACGGGAACGGACCTCGGACGGGGAATCGCTCGTGCTCGGGATTCGACCCGAAGATATCTACATCGCAGACCCTTCCGACCGGAACGCCATCGAGGCCTTCCTCGACGTGCTCGAACCCGTGGGATCGGACAACTACCTCTACCTCGACATGGCAGGTATCGACGAGTGCCGAGTCCGGGTTCCCGGCGACGTGAAACCCGAGGAGAACGATTCGCTGACCATCTCCTTCGACGAGGACGACATCCACCTGTTCCGAAAATCCGACGGTCGGAACATCCTAGCGGAGAAACGCGAGAAGCAGGAAGTCACCGCGTAA
- a CDS encoding sialidase family protein, protein MKNPATGDDCTRREHLQAIGALAAVGLGTAGSVPVTKACQSSGNKHRGDTLYSPPEGAPAPGAMYPRVERLEFSPGGNETLLATFEYYPSMSGGSEPYFPVYRSTDGGQTWSMFSEIHDQSGKDWGLRYQPTLYELPEETGPWPAGTVLAAGNAIPILDDPDDVEEGETGELGDTSIDLYASTDHGESWEYVSTVVTGGPAYPHAGHSPVWEPELQLDADGNLVCYFADERQADDDGYNQLVGLKASTDGGRTWDDEEFVTAVPNGTDRPGMPGVVELPNGTYMAAYEVVGSDTVNGEVRVKTSPDGRDWGDPTDLGQQVVTDDGRRFINGPSITWTPRGGPDGTILVSAKQLVDGNRELADGNGEVLLANTNLDGSGSWTPVEAPLSFETESELGGRIFVGWTTPILPSPNGKQLLQMTSTAMNDELCEIRYAERPLKLNKL, encoded by the coding sequence ATGAAGAATCCAGCGACCGGCGACGACTGTACGCGTAGAGAGCACCTGCAAGCGATCGGAGCGCTCGCTGCCGTCGGCCTCGGCACGGCCGGCAGCGTCCCCGTAACGAAAGCCTGCCAGAGTTCGGGTAACAAACACCGCGGAGACACGCTCTATTCCCCGCCGGAGGGAGCGCCGGCGCCGGGTGCGATGTACCCTCGCGTCGAACGCCTCGAGTTCAGTCCGGGCGGTAACGAGACGCTGCTCGCGACGTTCGAGTACTATCCGTCGATGAGCGGCGGTTCGGAACCGTACTTCCCGGTCTATCGGAGCACGGACGGCGGCCAGACGTGGTCGATGTTCTCGGAAATTCACGATCAGAGCGGCAAGGACTGGGGATTGCGGTACCAGCCGACGCTGTACGAACTCCCCGAGGAAACCGGGCCGTGGCCGGCCGGGACGGTCCTCGCCGCCGGGAACGCGATTCCGATTCTCGACGACCCCGACGACGTCGAGGAGGGTGAAACCGGCGAACTCGGCGACACGAGTATCGACCTGTACGCGAGTACCGACCACGGAGAGTCGTGGGAGTACGTCAGCACCGTCGTAACCGGCGGCCCGGCGTATCCGCACGCGGGCCACAGCCCTGTGTGGGAGCCCGAACTACAGCTGGACGCGGACGGAAATCTCGTCTGTTACTTCGCCGACGAACGACAGGCGGACGACGACGGTTACAACCAACTCGTCGGCCTCAAGGCGTCGACCGACGGCGGTCGGACGTGGGATGACGAGGAGTTCGTGACCGCGGTTCCGAACGGAACCGATCGGCCCGGCATGCCGGGCGTCGTCGAACTACCGAACGGCACCTATATGGCCGCCTACGAGGTCGTCGGCTCCGACACCGTGAACGGCGAAGTGAGAGTCAAAACATCACCCGACGGTCGCGACTGGGGCGATCCGACGGATCTCGGGCAACAGGTCGTCACCGACGACGGGCGGCGCTTCATCAACGGCCCGTCCATCACGTGGACGCCGAGAGGTGGACCCGACGGGACGATTCTCGTCTCCGCCAAGCAACTGGTCGACGGGAACCGGGAACTGGCCGACGGCAACGGCGAGGTCCTCCTCGCCAACACGAACCTCGACGGGAGCGGCAGTTGGACCCCGGTCGAGGCGCCGCTGTCCTTCGAAACGGAGAGCGAACTCGGCGGCCGGATTTTCGTCGGGTGGACGACGCCGATTCTCCCGTCCCCGAACGGCAAACAACTCCTCCAGATGACCTCGACCGCGATGAACGATGAACTCTGCGAGATCCGGTACGCGGAGCGTCCGTTGAAGTTGAACAAGCTCTGA
- a CDS encoding universal stress protein, with protein MSFNTILIGIGPGDRDRMTRLATETIDVAKPTGAMIVLLQVFSEDEFDDTAGKLEFDPSEEDVDVDMVARRNMTIHELIEKFEQAGVDYTIRGEIGKPEEEIIRVAESIDADRVFVGGRNRSPTGKAVFGSVSQAVMLSSPCPVTFVRHELDD; from the coding sequence ATGTCGTTCAATACGATACTGATCGGAATCGGTCCCGGTGACCGCGATCGAATGACTCGCCTCGCGACCGAGACGATAGATGTCGCGAAGCCAACCGGCGCGATGATCGTCCTGCTGCAGGTCTTTTCGGAGGACGAGTTCGACGACACGGCTGGGAAACTGGAGTTCGACCCGTCCGAAGAGGACGTCGACGTGGACATGGTCGCGCGACGGAATATGACGATCCACGAACTCATCGAGAAGTTCGAGCAGGCCGGCGTCGACTACACGATTCGCGGCGAAATCGGGAAGCCGGAGGAGGAGATCATCAGGGTCGCCGAATCGATCGACGCCGACCGCGTATTCGTCGGCGGCCGGAACCGAAGCCCGACCGGGAAAGCGGTCTTCGGGAGCGTCTCGCAAGCGGTGATGCTCTCCTCGCCGTGTCCGGTGACGTTCGTCCGCCACGAACTGGACGACTGA
- the melA gene encoding alpha-galactosidase, producing the protein MPNITFVGAGSVVFAKNLLTDLFSFERLQDSTITLMDIDPNRVARTAEIGEAIVDHHDLPGEIRATTDRRDALEGADYVFNMINVGGEEPFENEIRIPEEYGVKQAVGDTLGPGGIFRALRTAPTVIDIARDMEELCPDALLLNYTNPMAILCWAVDEATDVDMVGLCHSVQHTTAAIGRYLDVPSEELQHWVAGINHMAWYLELEHEGEDCYPALRDAADDPDIYAQDPVRFDVMDHFGAFITESSHHLSEYLPYFRTDQDVIDELTPEEAFGHYTVEWMPTGRYLEHWRSYQPDLEGEFEVTEDDVALERSPEYGSRIVHSIETDEERRMNINLRNDTGAIENLPDESCVEVPCLVDGRGVHPCSVGNLPPQLAALNRTNIAVQERTVTAILERDETALRQAVKLDPLTAAALDLETIDEMVDDLLAANAEYLPNLN; encoded by the coding sequence ATGCCGAACATAACCTTCGTCGGCGCCGGGAGTGTCGTATTCGCGAAGAACCTGCTGACGGATCTCTTCTCGTTCGAGCGGCTGCAAGACAGCACGATCACGCTGATGGATATCGATCCGAATCGGGTAGCGCGGACCGCCGAGATCGGGGAGGCGATCGTCGATCACCACGATCTCCCCGGGGAGATCCGCGCGACGACCGATCGGCGCGACGCCCTTGAGGGCGCCGACTACGTCTTCAACATGATCAACGTCGGCGGCGAAGAACCGTTCGAGAACGAGATCCGGATTCCCGAGGAGTACGGGGTCAAGCAGGCCGTCGGCGACACGCTCGGTCCCGGCGGCATCTTCCGTGCGCTGCGAACCGCTCCGACGGTGATCGATATCGCCCGGGACATGGAGGAACTCTGTCCCGACGCGCTCTTGTTGAACTACACGAACCCGATGGCGATCCTCTGCTGGGCGGTCGACGAAGCGACGGACGTCGACATGGTCGGCCTCTGTCACAGCGTCCAGCACACGACCGCGGCTATCGGCCGGTATCTCGACGTCCCGAGCGAGGAGCTCCAACACTGGGTGGCCGGCATCAACCACATGGCGTGGTACCTCGAGTTAGAACATGAGGGGGAAGACTGTTACCCGGCGCTTCGAGACGCAGCGGACGATCCCGACATCTACGCGCAGGATCCGGTCCGATTCGACGTAATGGACCACTTCGGGGCGTTCATCACGGAATCGAGCCACCACCTGAGCGAGTACCTCCCGTACTTCCGGACGGACCAGGACGTCATCGACGAGTTGACTCCCGAAGAGGCGTTCGGCCACTACACGGTCGAGTGGATGCCAACGGGACGGTATCTGGAACACTGGCGCTCCTACCAGCCGGATCTCGAGGGCGAGTTCGAGGTCACTGAAGACGACGTCGCGCTCGAGCGCTCCCCGGAGTACGGCTCGCGAATCGTCCACTCGATCGAGACCGACGAGGAGCGGCGCATGAACATCAACCTCCGGAACGACACCGGCGCCATCGAGAACCTTCCGGACGAGTCGTGCGTCGAGGTACCGTGTCTGGTCGACGGGCGAGGGGTTCACCCCTGCTCCGTCGGAAACCTGCCGCCGCAGCTCGCGGCGTTGAATCGGACGAACATCGCCGTTCAGGAACGCACGGTGACCGCGATACTCGAGCGAGACGAGACCGCGCTGCGCCAGGCCGTGAAGCTCGATCCGCTCACGGCGGCCGCGCTCGATCTCGAGACGATCGACGAGATGGTCGACGACCTGCTGGCAGCGAACGCCGAGTATCTACCCAACCTGAACTGA
- a CDS encoding fumarylacetoacetate hydrolase family protein encodes MRYHRLPDGDGYRLIADDGDAAYDLTAVKPRLNGFTELAAAANVADTRVDKLAETLAETAPTVDREALADSALPIVPDEVWAAGVTYEISEEAREAESGMPEMYVQVYEAERPEIFFKATPSRTVGPDESVGIRADSAWDVPEPELGIVLYDGEIVGYTVGNDMSSRSIEGENPLYLPQAKVYDKCCSLGPCIASAESVGDPHELTMTMEISRDGETLYEGETSTGEMDRSCEELVEYWCDHNSVPQNGVLLTGTSLVPDEGFTLRPDDEVRIEIDRIGELVNTVVEV; translated from the coding sequence ATGCGGTATCATCGCCTTCCCGATGGAGACGGGTATAGATTGATTGCCGACGATGGAGACGCTGCCTACGATTTGACGGCGGTTAAACCTCGTCTCAACGGATTCACCGAGCTCGCCGCGGCGGCAAACGTCGCCGACACGAGAGTAGACAAGCTCGCGGAAACGCTCGCGGAGACCGCGCCGACGGTCGACCGCGAGGCCTTAGCCGACAGCGCGCTGCCGATCGTTCCCGACGAAGTCTGGGCGGCCGGCGTCACCTACGAGATCAGCGAGGAAGCTCGCGAGGCCGAAAGCGGCATGCCGGAGATGTACGTGCAGGTCTACGAGGCCGAGCGGCCGGAGATCTTCTTCAAGGCCACGCCGAGCCGAACCGTCGGACCCGATGAGTCGGTCGGCATCCGCGCGGACTCGGCGTGGGACGTCCCGGAGCCGGAGCTGGGGATCGTCCTCTACGACGGCGAGATCGTCGGCTACACGGTCGGCAACGACATGAGCAGCCGATCGATCGAGGGCGAGAACCCGCTCTACCTCCCGCAGGCGAAGGTGTACGACAAGTGCTGTTCGCTCGGGCCCTGCATCGCGTCGGCCGAGAGCGTCGGCGACCCCCACGAGCTGACGATGACGATGGAGATCAGCCGCGACGGGGAGACGCTCTACGAGGGCGAAACCTCGACCGGCGAGATGGACCGCTCCTGCGAGGAACTCGTCGAGTACTGGTGCGATCACAACTCCGTTCCGCAGAACGGCGTGCTCCTCACGGGAACGTCGCTCGTCCCGGACGAAGGGTTCACACTCCGACCGGACGACGAGGTGCGCATCGAAATCGATCGGATCGGCGAACTCGTCAACACCGTCGTCGAAGTGTGA
- the xacF gene encoding 2,5-dioxovalerate dehydrogenase, producing the protein MPDDRLNYIDGEWTESHTGETFETTDPASPEEVVATYPQSDAEDTEQAIEAADAASDDWGTTPGPERGRILTETGSLLADRKDDLTELLVREEGKTWSEAGGEVQRAIDIFHYYGAKASDLGGTVKSSSARNTNLYTKNEPLGVAGLITPWNYPIAIPAWKIAPALAAGNTIVIKPATLAPGVVHEMASALEEAGLPDGVINVVTGPGSTVGDAIAGHSAVDAVSFTGSTQVGNAVYDTATEDGKRVQLEMGGKNPTLVTDSADVEEAADIVSAGAFGVTGQACTAASRAIVDEEIYDEFVEAIVERAEAIDHGHGLDDPGMGPHVSESELESTLEYVDIAEDEGATLECGGNELDREGYFVEPAVFSDVDNDMRLAQEEVFGPVLAVIPVSDFDEGIEVTNDVDFGLSASVVTDDHTEANRFVEEVEAGVVKINEKTTGLELHVPFGGMKDSSSETYREQGDAGLDFYQISKTVYDNY; encoded by the coding sequence ATGCCTGACGACCGCTTGAATTACATCGACGGCGAGTGGACCGAATCGCACACCGGCGAAACGTTCGAAACGACCGACCCGGCGAGCCCGGAGGAAGTCGTCGCGACCTATCCCCAGTCCGACGCCGAGGACACGGAACAGGCCATCGAGGCCGCCGACGCGGCGAGCGACGACTGGGGGACGACCCCCGGCCCCGAGCGCGGGCGAATCCTCACCGAGACCGGTTCGCTGCTCGCCGACCGAAAGGACGACCTCACCGAACTGCTCGTCCGCGAGGAGGGCAAGACCTGGAGCGAGGCTGGCGGCGAGGTACAGCGAGCGATCGACATCTTCCACTACTACGGCGCCAAAGCCAGCGACCTCGGCGGCACGGTCAAAAGCTCCAGCGCCCGCAACACGAACCTCTACACGAAGAACGAACCGCTCGGCGTCGCCGGGCTGATCACGCCGTGGAACTACCCCATCGCCATTCCGGCCTGGAAGATCGCGCCCGCGCTGGCCGCGGGTAACACGATCGTCATCAAGCCGGCGACGCTGGCACCCGGCGTCGTCCACGAGATGGCGTCCGCCCTCGAGGAGGCCGGCCTCCCCGACGGCGTCATCAACGTCGTCACCGGCCCGGGCAGCACGGTCGGCGACGCGATCGCCGGTCACTCCGCGGTCGACGCCGTCTCCTTTACCGGCAGCACGCAGGTTGGGAACGCCGTCTACGACACCGCGACCGAGGACGGCAAGCGCGTCCAGCTGGAGATGGGCGGCAAGAACCCCACCCTCGTCACCGACAGCGCGGACGTCGAGGAAGCGGCCGATATCGTCTCCGCGGGCGCGTTCGGCGTCACCGGGCAGGCGTGTACGGCCGCGTCCCGCGCTATCGTCGACGAGGAGATCTACGACGAGTTCGTCGAGGCAATCGTCGAGCGCGCCGAGGCGATCGACCACGGCCACGGGCTGGACGACCCCGGCATGGGGCCCCACGTCAGCGAGTCCGAACTCGAGAGCACCCTCGAGTACGTCGACATCGCCGAAGACGAGGGCGCGACCCTCGAGTGCGGCGGGAACGAACTCGACCGCGAGGGCTACTTCGTCGAGCCCGCCGTCTTCTCCGACGTGGACAACGACATGCGCCTCGCACAGGAGGAGGTCTTCGGACCGGTCCTCGCAGTCATCCCGGTCAGCGACTTCGACGAGGGTATCGAGGTCACCAACGATGTCGACTTCGGCCTCTCGGCCAGCGTCGTCACGGACGACCACACCGAGGCGAACCGCTTCGTCGAGGAGGTCGAGGCGGGCGTCGTGAAGATCAACGAGAAGACCACCGGCCTCGAGCTGCACGTCCCCTTCGGCGGCATGAAGGACTCCTCGAGCGAGACCTACCGCGAGCAGGGCGACGCCGGACTGGACTTCTACCAGATCAGCAAGACGGTCTACGACAACTACTAA